The Lycium barbarum isolate Lr01 chromosome 9, ASM1917538v2, whole genome shotgun sequence genome has a segment encoding these proteins:
- the LOC132610777 gene encoding zinc finger protein GAI-ASSOCIATED FACTOR 1-like: MNQQESNKQIYHQSNSGCFSLLESSSVLSHQAVMFPEEASVSSMAQNISNQQLQQSQKIKKKRSLPGNPDPGAEVIALSPKTLLATNRFVCEICNKGFQRDQNLQLHRRGHNLPWKLKQRSSKENRKKAYVCPEPTCVHHHPSRALGDLTGIKKHYCRKHGEKKWKCDKCSKIYAVQSDWKAHSKTCGTREYRCDCGTVFARKDSFVTHRAFCDALAEESARVSANTALMRRATIAPTISNSTTTIEPNFHLNQSSLFPFPTNQRHFANPPPPPPTTVVSPVTTHITLNPWDPQPQIPLNPNPTIHEENHNHNHIVHPVPIKTESIYTPISSSLPFYQDHDRHPVFHKSSFSIPTPPQLSATALLQKAASIGTHSTVSHGNSTMAHLNRTTPGHVTPKIMSPEDYLGFGSENMSTHWQKSENLTRDFLGLTGDHDHNESSASGSGSLMANGNGRNGVMYGMQDYQETFYERNNSVLKHHPLGFGFAATGTWGNC, encoded by the exons ATGAACCAACAAGAGAGCAACAAACAAATATATCACCAGAGCAACAGCGGTTGCTTTTCTTTATTGGAGTCTTCTTCAGTACTCTCTCATCAAGCTGTTATGTTCCCTGAAGAAGCTAGTGTTTCTTCAATGGCTCAAAACATCTCAAATCAGCAACTGCAGCAGTCACAaaagatcaagaagaagagaagcCTCCCTGGAAATCCTg ATCCAGGTGCTGAAGTGATTGCTTTATCACCAAAGACCCTTTTAGCAACAAATCGATTTGTGTGTGAGATCTGTAACAAGGGATTTCAAAGGGATCAAAATCTTCAGCTTCATAGGAGAGGTCATAACCTTCCATGGAAATTGAAGCAAAGGAGCAGTAAAGAGAACAGAAAAAAAGCATATGTTTGCCCTGAGCCTACATGTGTTCATCACCATCCTTCTAGGGCACTTGGTGACCTCACTGGAATTAAGAAACATTATTGTAGAAAACACGGTGAGAAAAAATGGAAGTGTGACAAGTGTTCCAAGATTTATGCTGTTCAGTCTGATTGGAAGGCTCACTCTAAAACCTGTGGTACAAGAGAGTATAGATGTGACTGTGGAACCGTCTTCGCCAG GAAGGATAGCTTTGTTACACACAGAGCATTCTGCGATGCTTTGGCTGAAGAAAGTGCCAGGGTCTCAGCAAACACAGCTCTAATGCGTAGAGCCACCATTGCCCCCACAATCTCAAACTCAACCACCACCATTGAACCCAATTTCCATCTCAACCAATCATCACTCTTCCCTTTTCCCACCAACCAACGCCATTTCGCTAAccctccaccaccaccaccaaccacCGTTGTCTCACCGGTGACAACTCATATCACCCTCAACCCATGGGACCCACAACCACAAATCCCCTTAAACCCTAACCCTACTATTCATGAAGAAAATCATAATCATAACCACATTGTCCACCCTGTTCCTATCAAGACTGAATCCATTTACACCCCAATTTCATCTTCGCTGCCATTTTACCAAGATCATGATCGTCATCCAGTGTTTCACAAGAGTTCTTTCTCCATCCCTACTCCCCCTCAACTCTCTGCTACAGCATTGCTCCAGAAAGCAGCTAGTATTG GTACACACTCTACTGTGAGTCACGGAAATTCAACCATGGCCCACCTTAACAGAACCACTCCTGGTCACGTGACACCCAAGATTATGTCTCCAGAGGATTATCTAGGTTTTGGGTCGGAAAATATGTCGACCCATTGGCAGAAAAGCGAAAATCTGACTAGGGATTTTCTAGGATTAACAGGAGATCATGATCATAACGAGTCTTCAGCTAGTGGTAGTGGAAGCCTAATGGCCAATGGAAATGGACGAAATGGGGTGATGTATGGGATGCAGGACTATCAAGAAACATTTTATGAGCGTAACAATTCAGTGTTGAAACATCATCCATTGGGCTTTGGTTTTGCTGCAACAGGAACATGGGGGAATTGCTGA